The region tctcacacacacacacacacagtcactctcacacacacacacacacacagtcactctcacacacacacacacacacagtcactctcacacacacacacacacagtcactctctcacacacacacacacacacacacacacagtcacacacacacacacacacacacacacacacacacacacacaccacacacacacacacacacacaccacacacaccacacacacacacacacacacacacacacacacacagtcactcacacacacacacacacacacacacacacacacacagtcactctcacacacacacacacacacacacacgcagtcactctcacacacacacacacacacagtcactctcacacacacacacacacacacagtcactctcacacacacacacacacagtcactctcacacacacacacacacacagtcactctcacacacacacacacagtcactctcacacacacacacacagtcactctcacacacacaccacacacacacacacagtcactctcacacacacacagtcactctcacacacacacacacacacagtcactctcacacacacacagtcactctctcacacacacacacacacacacacacacacacacacagtcacacacacacacacacacacacacacacacacacacacacacacacacagtcactcacacacacacacacacacacacacacacacacacacacacagtcactctcacacacacacacacacacacacacacacacacacacacacacacacacacacacacacacacacacagtcacacacacacacacacacacacacacacacacacacacacacacacacacacacacacacaccctctcctctggTGTGCTGTGAGTCTCTGAGAGGTAATATGTTTCTGTGATGTTTCTGAGCCTTCATGACTTGTAAAACACACTAGCCCTGCTCTggcccgacacacacacacgcacacacactgtttcAAGTCAGCGTCTGAGAAAGGGAGAACAGACTGAAGGGAAATAATCACAGTGTGACTGGTGAATGGTGAAGTGTGAAGATTGGCATTTAAATCATCTGGGTGGATTTCAATgaaaacaaatgtaaaatatatattaatGTAGCACAAAACACTGACTTCATGTTCTGTAGATCTGAGTGgcataaagagaaagagagagagagagggagagagagacactgtgctGAAAGTTGCAGTGTCATTGTCCAGCTGTCTTTCGGTTCTCTGGAGAAACAGAAGGTTGGTTTGTATTCTTCACCTCCTCTgactcctctttcctctctttcccctctcccttctgCAGACGCTGGCGGTACGGGGGGTGgttctgaacacacacagacagacaaaagaCTCTGTATCTGTACTGTTTGTGTTCTCCAAATCCTTGTAGTTTAATATATGTGACAAAAGTTGGTTAGAGTACAGATATTATATAACTATACAGTGGAGAGTTCAGCTACCCATTTATTCATGATTCCCTCGCTGGCGATCTTCACCTCCATGCGGTCACTGAAAATCTCTTTCTTCATCCTGGACACAAGGAAACACAGGAAAGGTTCAAGCGGCAGTTCAGTTCTAAATCCATATTTGTCAAAGTGACTAAAACATCAGTGAGGACAATGTGTTAGTTTCCTACCTGTTGAGTTTCATGTTATGGATCAGTCGATCTCTGTGGATGTCAGCTATCTCCTGTTTCGTCTGCTGGCAGAACCTACAGGGATGGATAGGGAGTAGAGGAGAGCTGTCagacatgttatactgtactggTCATGTAATATTATTGGGGAAGCTATCTATGCCTTGCTTATgttgtatttatgtgtgtgtgtgtattttacgTGTTGTATTCCTGTTGCCTTTTGtggctcctctcctccacatcagtCAGCACCTCTTGGTAGGTGGGTTTGGAAGGAGTTACAC is a window of Oncorhynchus kisutch isolate 150728-3 linkage group LG3, Okis_V2, whole genome shotgun sequence DNA encoding:
- the LOC109884721 gene encoding protein FAM227B-like, with amino-acid sequence MEFEELVSSARRLSLSSTEKQKRGSIANADSRMDRKRESHYIGAGPEFQHVCFKPCGQSPLVSRYLHLQDIPTPAGSDTRRIRRTEITNLTPSKPTYQEVLTDVEERSHKRQQEYNTFCQQTKQEIADIHRDRLIHNMKLNRMKKEIFSDRMEVKIASEGIMNKWNHPPYRQRLQKGEGKERKEESEEVKNTNQPSVSPENRKTAGQ